In Anaerobranca gottschalkii DSM 13577, a genomic segment contains:
- a CDS encoding EF-Tu/IF-2/RF-3 family GTPase: EWCGKLWELMDAVDEYIPTPERDTDKPFLMPIEDVFTITGRGTVVTGRVERGVIKVGDEVQIVGFNDEPKKTVCTGVEMFRKMLDQAQAGDNIGALLRGVDRSEVERGQVLCKPGSIKPHKKFTAEVYVLTKEEGGRHSPFFNGYRPQFYFRTTDVTGVIILPEGTEMVMPGDNIKITVELITPIAIEQGLRFAIREGGRTVGAGVVVDIIE, from the coding sequence TGAATGGTGCGGTAAATTATGGGAACTAATGGATGCAGTAGATGAGTACATTCCAACTCCTGAGCGTGACACTGATAAACCATTCCTAATGCCAATCGAGGACGTATTCACTATTACCGGTCGTGGTACAGTTGTTACTGGCCGTGTAGAGCGTGGAGTAATCAAAGTTGGAGATGAAGTACAAATCGTAGGATTTAATGATGAGCCAAAGAAAACAGTATGTACAGGAGTAGAGATGTTCAGAAAGATGTTAGATCAAGCTCAAGCTGGTGACAACATCGGTGCCCTACTAAGGGGTGTTGATCGCAGTGAAGTAGAGCGTGGTCAAGTATTATGTAAGCCTGGATCAATTAAACCACACAAAAAATTTACTGCTGAGGTTTACGTATTAACTAAAGAAGAAGGTGGTCGTCACAGTCCATTCTTCAATGGTTACCGTCCACAATTCTATTTCCGTACAACTGACGTAACTGGTGTAATCATATTACCAGAAGGAACTGAAATGGTAATGCCAGGAGATAACATTAAAATTACCGTTGAGTTAATTACTCCAATTGCTATTGAGCAAGGGCTAAGGTTCGCTATCCGTGAAGGTGGTAGAACTGTAGGCGCTGGAGTTGTTGTAGACATCATTGAATAG
- the rpmG gene encoding 50S ribosomal protein L33 → MRVIITMACTECKQRNYTTTKNKKTHPDRIELKKYCRFCKTHTTHKETK, encoded by the coding sequence ATGAGGGTTATAATTACCATGGCTTGTACAGAATGCAAACAAAGAAACTATACTACAACAAAAAATAAAAAAACTCATCCAGATCGTATAGAACTAAAGAAATATTGCCGTTTCTGTAAAACACACACTACACATAAAGAGACAAAGTAA
- the secE gene encoding preprotein translocase subunit SecE, which yields MGFFAKVQKFFKEVKNELKKVQWPNKKELTSYTILVIGIIVIASLLIFVIDNGFTGILNLIF from the coding sequence ATGGGGTTTTTTGCAAAAGTACAAAAGTTTTTTAAAGAAGTAAAAAATGAATTAAAAAAGGTTCAATGGCCTAATAAAAAAGAGCTTACATCATATACAATTTTAGTTATAGGAATTATCGTGATAGCTTCTCTATTGATTTTTGTTATAGACAATGGATTTACTGGCATATTGAATCTCATATTTTAA
- the nusG gene encoding transcription termination/antitermination protein NusG, which produces MEKHWYVVHTYSGYENKVKANLQKRVESMEMQDKIFNVLVPMEEETETKGGKRKTTLKKVFPGYVLVQMIMSDDSWYVVRNTPGVTGFVGSGTKPIPLAESEVRHILKRMGIEEPKVKVEFNVGQQVKVVSGPFEGFIGTIEEINMDKQRVKVLVSIFGRETPVDLEFAQVEKV; this is translated from the coding sequence ATGGAAAAACATTGGTATGTTGTGCATACTTATTCAGGTTATGAAAATAAAGTGAAAGCAAACCTTCAAAAAAGAGTTGAATCCATGGAAATGCAAGATAAAATATTTAATGTTTTAGTTCCCATGGAAGAAGAAACTGAAACAAAAGGTGGAAAAAGGAAAACTACTTTAAAAAAAGTTTTCCCTGGCTATGTTTTAGTTCAAATGATTATGAGTGATGATTCTTGGTATGTTGTTAGAAATACTCCAGGGGTAACTGGTTTTGTGGGTTCAGGTACTAAACCGATACCCTTAGCTGAGTCTGAAGTAAGGCACATATTAAAGAGAATGGGCATAGAAGAGCCTAAAGTTAAGGTTGAATTTAATGTTGGGCAACAAGTCAAAGTTGTTTCAGGACCCTTTGAAGGTTTTATAGGAACAATAGAAGAAATTAACATGGACAAACAACGGGTAAAAGTGCTAGTATCAATATTTGGAAGGGAAACCCCAGTAGATTTAGAGTTTGCCCAAGTGGAAAAGGTATAA
- the rplJ gene encoding 50S ribosomal protein L10, producing MGAREEKALVVAELKEKFSSAQAAVITDYRGLDVARVTKLRAKLREAGVEYKVIKNTLAKLAIQDTELSELQEHLQGPTAVAFSYNDPVAAAKIISEFAKDNKELEIKAGVLEGKVIDLAGVKALADLPSREVLIAQVLAGLQAPIAGFVNVMQGNVRNLVYVLEAIRKQKEA from the coding sequence ATGGGGGCACGGGAAGAAAAAGCTCTCGTTGTTGCAGAACTTAAAGAAAAATTTAGTTCCGCGCAAGCTGCTGTAATCACAGATTATAGAGGTCTTGATGTGGCTAGGGTAACAAAACTTCGAGCGAAGTTAAGGGAAGCAGGTGTTGAGTATAAAGTAATTAAAAATACTTTAGCTAAATTAGCTATTCAAGACACTGAGCTCTCTGAGTTACAAGAACATTTACAAGGACCTACAGCTGTTGCATTCAGCTATAATGATCCTGTAGCAGCAGCAAAAATTATCAGTGAATTTGCCAAAGACAACAAAGAATTAGAAATCAAAGCAGGTGTTTTAGAAGGTAAAGTTATTGATTTAGCAGGGGTAAAAGCTCTTGCAGATCTACCTTCAAGAGAAGTTCTTATCGCTCAAGTCCTTGCAGGGCTACAAGCTCCAATTGCTGGCTTCGTAAACGTAATGCAAGGCAATGTAAGAAATTTAGTTTATGTTCTTGAAGCCATTAGAAAACAAAAAGAAGCTTAA
- the rplA gene encoding 50S ribosomal protein L1 translates to MAKKGKRLLEASKIYDKETLYSTTEALDLVIKMASAKFDETVEAAVRLGVNPKHADQQIRGAVVLPHGTGKSVKVLVFAKGEKAKEAEEAGAEFVGAEDLVNKIQQGWLDFDVAVATPDMMGLVGKLGRILGPKGLMPNPKTGTVTMDVAKAVKDIKAGKIEYRVDKVGIIHAPIGKVSFGVEKLRDNFNALLDALIKAKPASAKGQYLKSIALSSTMGPGVKVNTQKAAMFDKE, encoded by the coding sequence ATGGCTAAAAAAGGTAAAAGATTGCTTGAAGCAAGCAAAATTTATGATAAAGAAACCTTATATTCAACTACTGAAGCTTTAGATTTAGTGATAAAAATGGCATCAGCTAAGTTTGATGAAACTGTTGAAGCAGCAGTTAGATTAGGAGTAAATCCTAAACATGCTGATCAACAAATTAGGGGTGCAGTAGTTTTACCCCATGGTACTGGTAAATCTGTTAAAGTATTGGTATTTGCTAAAGGTGAAAAGGCTAAAGAAGCTGAAGAAGCAGGAGCAGAATTTGTTGGAGCAGAAGATTTAGTAAATAAAATCCAACAAGGTTGGTTAGATTTTGATGTAGCTGTAGCTACTCCTGATATGATGGGGCTTGTTGGTAAACTTGGTAGGATTTTAGGACCAAAGGGATTAATGCCAAACCCTAAAACTGGTACAGTAACTATGGATGTTGCTAAAGCAGTTAAAGATATTAAAGCTGGTAAAATTGAGTACAGGGTAGATAAAGTTGGTATCATCCATGCTCCTATTGGAAAAGTTTCCTTTGGAGTAGAAAAGTTAAGGGATAATTTTAATGCATTATTAGATGCATTAATAAAAGCAAAACCAGCCAGTGCTAAAGGTCAATATCTAAAATCTATTGCCCTTTCATCAACAATGGGACCAGGAGTAAAAGTAAATACTCAAAAAGCAGCTATGTTTGACAAAGAATAA
- the rplL gene encoding 50S ribosomal protein L7/L12 — translation MSKVQEILESIKGLTVLELAELVKACEEEFGVSAAAPVAVAAAPVAGAAPAAAEEKTEFDVILTSGGDKKVQVIKVVRELTGLGLKEAKDLVDGAPKPLKEKVSKEEAEKIKAQIVEAGGTVEIK, via the coding sequence ATGTCAAAAGTTCAAGAAATTTTAGAGAGTATTAAAGGTTTAACTGTATTAGAATTAGCTGAGTTAGTTAAAGCTTGTGAAGAAGAATTTGGTGTATCTGCCGCTGCTCCTGTAGCTGTAGCTGCTGCTCCAGTTGCTGGTGCTGCTCCAGCTGCTGCTGAAGAAAAAACTGAATTTGATGTAATCTTAACTTCAGGTGGAGACAAAAAAGTTCAAGTAATCAAAGTAGTTCGTGAGTTAACTGGTCTTGGTTTAAAAGAAGCTAAAGATCTAGTTGATGGAGCTCCAAAACCACTTAAAGAAAAAGTTTCAAAAGAAGAAGCTGAAAAAATCAAAGCTCAAATCGTTGAAGCTGGCGGTACAGTAGAAATCAAGTAA
- the rplK gene encoding 50S ribosomal protein L11 yields MAKKVVKLIKLQIAAGKATPAPPVGPALGQAGLNIMAFCKEFNEKTANQAGMIIPVEITVYEDRSFTFVTKTPPAAVLLKKAAGIERASGQPNKVKVATVKRDKVREIAELKMVDLNAASVEAAMRMIEGTARSMGIVIQD; encoded by the coding sequence ATGGCGAAAAAGGTAGTTAAGTTAATAAAACTTCAAATAGCTGCTGGAAAAGCTACACCTGCACCACCTGTAGGTCCAGCTTTAGGTCAAGCAGGTCTAAATATAATGGCGTTCTGCAAAGAGTTTAACGAAAAAACTGCTAATCAAGCAGGTATGATTATCCCTGTAGAAATTACAGTTTATGAAGATCGCTCTTTTACCTTTGTAACCAAGACCCCACCGGCTGCTGTATTACTTAAAAAAGCGGCTGGAATTGAAAGGGCTTCTGGTCAACCTAATAAGGTAAAAGTAGCTACAGTTAAAAGGGATAAAGTTAGAGAAATAGCAGAACTAAAGATGGTAGACTTGAATGCTGCCAGTGTAGAAGCTGCTATGAGAATGATTGAAGGAACAGCCCGCAGTATGGGTATTGTAATCCAAGACTAA